A single Pseudomonas sp. HN11 DNA region contains:
- the katE gene encoding catalase HPII: MSTKNPKSELAGTDTLDRKNTNAKLEALEEFRSDATGQALRTNQGVKISDNQNSLKVGARGPSLLEDFIMREKITHFDHERIPERIVHARGTGAHGYFQTYENHSALTKAGFLRDPGHKTPVFARFSTVQGPRGSGDTVRDVRGFAVKFFTDEGNFDLVGNNMPVFFIQDAIKFPDFVHAVKPEPHNEIPTGGSAHDTFWDFVSLQPESAHMVIWAMSDRAIPKSLRAMQGFGVHTFRLINTEGKSSFVKFHWRPKVGTCSLVWDEAQKLAGKDTDYHRRDLWESIESGDYPEWELGVQIVAEEDEHKFDFDLLDPTKIIPEELVPITPLGKMVLNRNPDNFFAEVEQVAFCPGHIVPGIDFTNDPLLQGRLFSYTDTQISRLGGPNFHEIPINRPVAPFHNGQRDAQHRTVIDKGRAAYEPNSIDGGWPKETPAGPTDGGFETYYERVDANKVRERSESFGDHFSQATLFFNSMSHHEKEHIIAAYSFELGKVEREHIRARQVNEILANIDLELAKRVAQNLGLPAPSKGTVAPRETSVKESPALSQVNLLSGDIKTRKVAILAANGVDGAAIDAMKKALAAEGAHAKLLGPTSAPVTTADGKSLPVDASMEGMPSIAFDAVFVPGGADSVKALSGDGVALHYVLEAYKHLKAITLAGEAKQLLDVLKLEADAGLIVGGDAKAFKAFFAAIAQHRVWDREPKAKAIPA; this comes from the coding sequence ATGAGTACGAAAAACCCAAAGAGCGAACTCGCCGGAACCGACACCCTGGACCGTAAGAACACCAACGCCAAGCTAGAGGCCTTGGAAGAATTCCGCTCCGACGCTACCGGCCAAGCCCTGCGTACCAACCAGGGGGTGAAGATCTCCGACAACCAGAACAGCCTGAAGGTCGGCGCGCGCGGGCCATCGCTGCTCGAAGATTTCATCATGCGTGAAAAGATCACGCATTTTGACCATGAACGCATCCCTGAGCGCATCGTGCATGCGCGGGGCACAGGTGCCCATGGTTACTTCCAGACCTACGAGAACCATTCGGCGCTGACCAAGGCCGGGTTCCTGCGTGACCCGGGCCACAAGACTCCGGTGTTTGCCCGTTTCTCGACAGTGCAGGGGCCGCGCGGCTCTGGCGATACAGTGCGAGACGTACGGGGCTTTGCCGTGAAATTCTTCACTGACGAAGGCAACTTCGACCTGGTCGGCAACAACATGCCAGTGTTCTTCATTCAGGACGCGATCAAGTTTCCCGACTTCGTACACGCGGTTAAGCCGGAACCGCACAACGAGATTCCTACAGGCGGCTCGGCCCACGATACATTCTGGGACTTCGTGTCGTTACAGCCCGAATCTGCACATATGGTGATCTGGGCCATGTCTGACCGCGCCATTCCGAAAAGCCTGCGCGCCATGCAGGGTTTTGGCGTGCACACCTTTCGACTGATTAATACCGAAGGCAAGTCCAGCTTTGTTAAGTTTCACTGGCGGCCAAAGGTCGGTACATGCTCCCTGGTATGGGACGAAGCGCAAAAGCTTGCGGGTAAAGACACGGACTACCACCGTCGTGACTTGTGGGAATCGATTGAAAGTGGCGATTACCCCGAGTGGGAGTTGGGCGTGCAGATCGTTGCAGAGGAAGACGAACATAAATTCGACTTCGACCTGCTCGATCCGACCAAGATCATCCCCGAAGAGCTGGTGCCTATTACTCCGCTGGGCAAGATGGTGCTTAACCGTAACCCGGACAACTTCTTCGCTGAGGTTGAACAGGTTGCTTTCTGCCCTGGCCACATCGTGCCGGGTATCGACTTTACCAACGACCCGCTGCTGCAAGGCCGTCTGTTTTCCTACACGGATACGCAGATCAGCCGTCTTGGTGGGCCGAACTTTCATGAGATTCCAATCAACCGCCCTGTAGCGCCTTTTCATAATGGTCAGCGTGATGCCCAGCATCGCACGGTGATTGATAAGGGGCGCGCGGCTTATGAGCCGAACTCGATTGACGGCGGTTGGCCGAAAGAAACGCCGGCAGGCCCGACCGATGGCGGTTTTGAAACCTATTACGAACGTGTCGACGCCAACAAGGTACGTGAGCGCAGTGAATCTTTCGGTGACCACTTCTCCCAGGCGACGCTGTTTTTCAACAGCATGAGCCACCACGAGAAAGAGCACATCATTGCGGCCTACAGCTTTGAGCTGGGCAAGGTGGAGCGCGAGCATATCCGTGCGCGTCAAGTGAACGAGATTCTCGCCAATATCGACCTGGAGCTGGCCAAGCGCGTTGCGCAGAACCTGGGTCTGCCGGCGCCGAGCAAAGGCACAGTAGCGCCACGTGAGACTTCGGTTAAAGAGTCCCCGGCGTTGAGCCAGGTAAACTTGCTGTCGGGCGATATCAAGACCCGCAAGGTGGCGATCCTGGCAGCAAACGGAGTTGACGGTGCTGCCATCGACGCGATGAAAAAAGCGCTCGCAGCAGAAGGCGCGCATGCCAAGTTGCTGGGGCCAACCTCGGCACCGGTCACCACGGCGGATGGCAAATCGCTGCCGGTGGATGCGTCCATGGAAGGCATGCCGTCGATTGCGTTTGATGCGGTATTCGTACCGGGCGGCGCGGACTCTGTAAAAGCGTTGAGTGGCGACGGTGTTGCACTGCATTATGTGTTGGAGGCCTACAAACACCTGAAGGCAATTACTTTGGCCGGTGAGGCCAAGCAGTTGCTGGACGTGCTCAAGCTTGAGGCGGATGCAGGCTTGATCGTGGGCGGGGATGCCAAGGCGTTCAAGGCGTTCTTCGCGGCGATTGCCCAGCATCGGGTTTGGGATCGTGAGCCTAAGGCCAAGGCGATTCCGGCTTAA
- a CDS encoding PA5502 family lipoprotein, translated as MKLFTSRYLLLAAFSLLLGACQSTPPAAPEAPDARAVTIAQLEQNLASSELATAEDQLAALQAQSPNDPALENYQRQLAEAYLQRSQIVLQKGDVNAAATALSRARALMPKAPALTGGVNSAITHARKVELDKAEEALKAAEAKPAAKVIDPAAPSTTVALNLTDIEALRHQLDAIATDVVNYQCDVSIQAPRTEDYPWLATLLTKRVKRIDSGYDLKIHRQILKHIPAQVVLIPRKAE; from the coding sequence ATGAAGCTGTTCACCTCCCGTTATCTGCTCCTTGCCGCATTTTCCCTGCTGCTGGGCGCCTGTCAAAGCACACCGCCCGCCGCTCCCGAGGCGCCGGACGCGCGTGCCGTGACCATCGCACAGCTGGAGCAAAACCTGGCCAGCAGCGAGTTGGCAACCGCCGAAGACCAGTTGGCGGCACTGCAAGCCCAGTCGCCCAACGACCCGGCGCTGGAAAACTATCAGCGCCAGTTGGCGGAAGCCTACCTGCAGCGCAGCCAGATTGTGCTGCAAAAGGGTGATGTAAACGCTGCCGCTACCGCTCTGAGCCGTGCCCGTGCCTTGATGCCCAAAGCGCCCGCGCTGACCGGCGGCGTCAACAGCGCCATCACCCATGCCCGCAAAGTCGAGCTGGATAAAGCCGAAGAGGCCCTCAAGGCCGCCGAAGCCAAGCCCGCCGCCAAGGTCATCGACCCGGCAGCGCCAAGCACCACCGTGGCACTGAACCTTACCGATATCGAAGCACTGCGCCATCAACTGGATGCCATCGCCACCGACGTGGTGAATTACCAATGTGATGTGAGCATCCAGGCACCGCGCACAGAGGATTACCCGTGGCTGGCCACTTTGCTGACCAAACGGGTGAAGCGAATTGATTCGGGGTATGACCTGAAAATTCACCGGCAGATCTTGAAACACATTCCGGCGCAGGTTGTGCTGATTCCGCGCAAGGCGGAGTAA
- the znuB gene encoding zinc ABC transporter permease subunit ZnuB translates to MADFLLYALLAGLALALVAGPLGSFVVWRRMAYFGDTLSHAALLGVAMGFLLDVSPTIAVTVGCLLLAVLLVTLQQRQPLASDTLLGILAPSTLSLGLVVLSFMHEVRIDLMAYLFGDLLAISPTDLAWILGGSAAVLVLLVALWRPLLAITVHEELATVEGLPVPSLRMALMLLIAVVIAVAMKIVGVLLITSLLIIPAAAAQRHARSPEQMAIGASLLGMLAVCGGLALSWFKDTPAGPSIVVAAAALFLLSFVLPRRGV, encoded by the coding sequence ATGGCTGATTTTCTGCTCTACGCCCTGCTGGCAGGCTTGGCTTTGGCGTTGGTGGCGGGCCCGTTGGGCTCGTTCGTGGTCTGGCGACGCATGGCGTACTTTGGCGACACGTTGTCGCATGCCGCGCTGTTGGGCGTGGCCATGGGCTTCTTGCTGGATGTCAGCCCGACCATTGCCGTCACCGTGGGCTGCCTGTTACTGGCGGTGCTGCTGGTGACCCTGCAACAGCGCCAGCCGCTGGCCTCCGATACCTTGTTGGGTATCCTGGCGCCCAGCACCCTGTCCCTCGGCCTGGTGGTGCTGAGCTTCATGCATGAAGTGCGCATCGACCTGATGGCCTACCTGTTTGGTGATCTGCTGGCGATCAGCCCCACCGATCTGGCCTGGATACTCGGCGGCAGCGCGGCCGTGCTGGTGTTGCTGGTGGCCCTGTGGCGCCCGTTGCTTGCAATCACAGTGCATGAAGAACTGGCCACGGTGGAAGGTTTGCCCGTGCCGAGCCTGCGCATGGCCCTGATGTTGTTGATCGCCGTGGTGATTGCTGTCGCGATGAAGATTGTCGGCGTATTGTTGATCACGTCGCTGCTGATCATCCCTGCAGCCGCTGCCCAGCGCCATGCCCGCTCTCCGGAGCAAATGGCGATCGGCGCCAGCCTGCTGGGGATGCTTGCCGTGTGCGGGGGCCTGGCGTTGTCCTGGTTCAAGGACACGCCGGCCGGTCCATCGATTGTGGTCGCGGCCGCCGCCCTGTTTCTGCTGAGTTTTGTCCTGCCCCGTCGAGGGGTGTAG
- the znuC gene encoding zinc ABC transporter ATP-binding protein ZnuC, with the protein MSNALIRLEQVGVTFAGQHVLDNIALSVEPGQIVTLIGPNGAGKTTLVRAVLGLLKPDTGSVWRKPKLRVGYMPQKLHVDPTLPLSVLRFLRLVPSVDRARAQAALKEVGAEQVIDSPVQSISGGEMQRVLLARALLREPELLVLDEPVQGVDVAGQAELYSLITRLRDRHGCGVLMVSHDLHLVMSTTDQVVCLNRHVCCSGHPEHVSGDPAFVELFGKNAQSLAIYHHHHDHAHDLHGAVVDGPAAPHTHVHGDSCKHG; encoded by the coding sequence ATGAGCAACGCGTTAATCCGCCTGGAACAGGTCGGGGTCACATTCGCCGGGCAACACGTGCTGGATAACATCGCACTGAGCGTGGAGCCGGGACAGATCGTCACCCTCATTGGCCCCAACGGCGCCGGCAAGACCACCCTGGTGCGCGCCGTGCTCGGCCTGCTCAAGCCCGATACCGGCAGCGTGTGGCGCAAGCCCAAGCTGCGTGTCGGTTATATGCCCCAGAAGCTGCACGTTGACCCGACACTGCCACTTTCGGTATTACGATTCCTGCGCCTGGTACCGAGCGTGGACCGTGCCCGTGCGCAAGCGGCGCTCAAGGAAGTCGGCGCCGAACAGGTGATCGACAGCCCCGTGCAAAGCATCTCCGGCGGCGAAATGCAGCGCGTGCTGCTGGCCCGCGCCCTGTTGCGCGAGCCGGAACTGCTGGTGCTGGATGAGCCCGTGCAAGGCGTCGACGTCGCCGGCCAGGCCGAGCTGTACAGCCTGATCACCCGTCTGCGCGACCGCCACGGCTGCGGCGTGCTGATGGTGTCCCACGATTTGCATCTGGTAATGAGCACCACCGACCAGGTGGTGTGCCTCAACCGTCACGTGTGCTGCTCCGGCCACCCGGAACACGTCAGTGGCGACCCGGCCTTTGTCGAGTTATTCGGCAAAAACGCCCAGAGCCTGGCGATCTACCACCACCATCACGACCACGCCCACGATTTGCATGGTGCCGTGGTCGACGGCCCCGCCGCCCCTCACACCCACGTTCATGGAGATAGCTGCAAGCATGGCTGA
- a CDS encoding Fur family transcriptional regulator — protein sequence MPKTPLASRPHDHSHCVHTALSEADTLCTQKGLRLTALRRRVLELVWQSHKPLGAYDILGVLSEQDGRRAAPPTVYRALDFLLENGLVHRIASLNAFVGCSHPEHAHQGQFLICRECHAAIELEQKSISDAIIKSSADVGFRVEGQTVEVVGLCSGCQGA from the coding sequence ATGCCTAAAACACCGCTTGCCAGCCGTCCCCACGACCACTCTCACTGCGTGCATACCGCGCTGTCGGAGGCCGACACCCTGTGCACACAGAAGGGGTTGCGCCTGACCGCCTTGCGTCGCCGCGTGCTGGAACTGGTGTGGCAGAGCCACAAGCCGCTGGGCGCCTACGACATCCTCGGCGTGCTCAGTGAGCAAGACGGCCGTCGCGCAGCACCGCCGACCGTGTACCGCGCACTCGACTTCCTGCTGGAAAATGGCCTGGTGCACCGCATCGCCTCGTTGAACGCCTTCGTCGGCTGCAGCCACCCGGAACACGCGCACCAGGGCCAGTTCCTGATCTGCCGCGAGTGCCACGCCGCCATCGAGCTTGAACAAAAAAGCATCAGCGACGCCATCATCAAAAGCTCTGCCGATGTCGGCTTCCGGGTCGAAGGGCAAACGGTCGAAGTGGTCGGCCTGTGCTCGGGCTGCCAGGGGGCTTGA
- a CDS encoding zinc ABC transporter substrate-binding protein, which translates to MVIVSRLFPVFVVFVTSLFITGAAQAEVKVLTSIKPLQLIAAAVQDGVAVPEVLLPPGASPHNYALRPSDVRRVQSVDLLYWIGPDMESFLPRVLKGRTAATVAVQDLPGMKLRRFAEDSHSHADEADEHDHDHRPGSLDAHLWLSTVNARVIAARMAADLAAADPANAARYQSNAKAFEERLDALDARLKARLAPIDGKPYFVFHEAFDYFEDAYGLQHTGVFSVAAEVQPGAQHVAAMRTRLQEVGKTCVFSEPPLRPRLAETLVSGLPVKLAELDALGGYTPATAQGYEQVLEKLGNDLAGCLESL; encoded by the coding sequence GTGGTCATCGTGTCCCGACTTTTTCCCGTTTTTGTCGTATTTGTCACCAGTTTGTTCATTACTGGCGCCGCTCAGGCCGAGGTCAAGGTGCTGACCAGCATCAAGCCATTGCAGTTGATTGCCGCTGCTGTGCAGGACGGTGTGGCGGTTCCCGAGGTGTTGTTGCCCCCCGGTGCGTCGCCCCATAACTATGCGTTGCGACCATCCGACGTACGGCGCGTGCAGTCGGTGGACCTGCTGTACTGGATCGGCCCGGATATGGAGAGTTTCCTGCCACGCGTGTTGAAAGGTCGTACGGCCGCCACAGTGGCAGTGCAGGATCTGCCAGGCATGAAGCTGCGTCGTTTTGCCGAGGATAGCCACTCACACGCCGATGAAGCCGACGAACACGACCACGATCACCGCCCGGGCAGCCTGGATGCGCACTTGTGGTTGTCGACGGTGAATGCTCGGGTGATTGCTGCGCGCATGGCGGCTGACCTGGCTGCCGCCGATCCGGCCAATGCCGCGCGGTACCAGAGCAACGCTAAGGCCTTCGAAGAGCGCCTCGATGCGCTGGACGCTCGTCTGAAAGCCCGCTTGGCGCCGATCGATGGCAAGCCTTACTTCGTGTTCCACGAAGCTTTCGATTACTTCGAAGACGCTTACGGCCTCCAGCACACTGGTGTGTTCAGCGTTGCCGCCGAGGTACAACCCGGCGCCCAGCACGTGGCTGCGATGCGTACGCGTTTGCAGGAAGTCGGCAAGACGTGTGTGTTCAGTGAGCCGCCGTTGCGTCCGCGTTTGGCTGAGACGCTGGTCTCCGGTTTGCCGGTGAAATTGGCGGAACTGGATGCGTTGGGCGGCTATACCCCGGCTACCGCTCAGGGTTATGAGCAGGTGTTGGAGAAGTTGGGCAACGATTTGGCGGGTTGCCTGGAGTCACTCTGA